In Actinomycetota bacterium, the following are encoded in one genomic region:
- the grdC gene encoding glycine/sarcosine/betaine reductase complex component C subunit beta, producing MNQLTSPAAVVTAAGQVLAHVPSMARHGSKPSRELPKNKAVEEKFLASLRSFDEAVAYPAHRAYLGAVHPRDLPERPWTGATGGQRLAPYGEIVPEVEFLGLLAAADEFELVTLGPELAGRAAAALAAHPLAKHLSLERIDKATGDVGAAVAEPGALPLYVNGTEMGGAIRCGQADDQSLAAHVLLENLSSKVTASLALLHLLDRQGIDPASIDYVIGCGEEAIGDRYQRGGGNFAKAVAGYCGLSEASGADIKNFCAAAIPALVTASSLVTAGVFDRVAVVAGGSLAKLGMKFQGHLSHDMPVLEDVLGGAAAIVQRDDGRSPLVRLDSVGRHRVGAGGSAPQIMEALALEPLSRLGMSTTDVDDFATELHNPEVTEPQGSGNVPERNYKTIAALAARRGDIGRDGIAEFVATRGMPGYAPTQGHLASALCYLPHAVERLTSGDAGRVMLLAKGSLFLGRLCQLSDGMSVLLERNPRRV from the coding sequence ATGAACCAACTGACCTCGCCCGCTGCGGTGGTCACTGCCGCCGGCCAGGTCCTGGCCCACGTGCCGTCCATGGCCCGCCACGGGTCGAAGCCGTCCCGGGAGCTGCCCAAGAACAAGGCCGTGGAGGAGAAGTTCCTGGCCTCCCTGCGCTCGTTCGACGAGGCCGTGGCCTACCCGGCTCACCGGGCCTACCTGGGGGCCGTCCATCCTCGTGACCTGCCCGAGCGCCCGTGGACCGGAGCGACCGGAGGCCAACGCCTGGCCCCCTACGGCGAGATCGTGCCCGAGGTGGAGTTCCTGGGGCTGCTGGCCGCGGCCGACGAGTTCGAGCTGGTCACCCTGGGGCCGGAGCTGGCCGGGCGGGCGGCGGCCGCCCTGGCGGCCCACCCCCTGGCCAAGCACCTTTCGCTGGAACGCATCGACAAGGCCACCGGCGACGTCGGGGCGGCGGTGGCCGAGCCCGGGGCGCTGCCTCTCTATGTCAACGGGACCGAGATGGGGGGCGCGATCCGCTGCGGGCAGGCCGACGACCAGTCCCTGGCCGCCCACGTCCTGCTGGAGAACCTCTCGTCCAAGGTCACGGCCAGCCTGGCCCTGCTCCACCTGCTCGACCGCCAGGGCATCGACCCGGCGTCGATCGACTACGTCATCGGCTGTGGCGAGGAGGCCATCGGCGACCGCTACCAGCGGGGCGGGGGCAACTTCGCCAAGGCGGTGGCCGGTTACTGCGGGCTCAGCGAGGCCTCGGGCGCCGACATCAAGAACTTCTGCGCGGCCGCCATCCCCGCCCTGGTCACGGCCTCGAGCCTGGTGACGGCCGGGGTGTTCGACCGGGTGGCGGTGGTCGCCGGCGGTTCGCTGGCCAAGCTGGGCATGAAGTTCCAGGGCCACCTCAGCCACGACATGCCCGTCCTGGAGGACGTGCTGGGCGGGGCGGCCGCCATCGTCCAGCGCGACGACGGGCGCTCCCCGCTCGTGCGCCTCGACTCGGTGGGCCGCCACCGGGTGGGGGCCGGCGGCTCCGCCCCCCAGATCATGGAGGCCCTGGCCCTCGAACCCCTGTCCCGGCTGGGCATGTCGACCACCGATGTCGACGACTTCGCCACCGAGTTGCACAACCCCGAGGTGACCGAGCCCCAGGGGTCGGGCAACGTCCCCGAACGCAACTACAAGACCATCGCCGCCCTGGCCGCCCGCCGGGGTGACATCGGCCGTGACGGCATCGCCGAGTTCGTGGCCACCCGGGGTATGCCTGGCTACGCCCCGACCCAGGGCCACCTGGCATCGGCCCTCTGTTACCTGCCCCACGCCGTAGAGCGGCTTACCTCCGGCGACGCCGGTAGGGTGATGCTGCTGGCCAAGGGGAGCCTGTTCCTGGGGCGCCTGTGCCAGCTCTCCGACGGCATGAGCGTCCTGCTCGAGCGCAACCCCCGGAGGGTGTGA
- a CDS encoding thioredoxin family protein, with the protein MLEVTKENFDEVVAEGVTLVDVWGPQCMPCLAMMPDVERLAEDRAADLKVVKLEAPKNRRLCMQYKVMGLPAFLMFRDGEEVGRLDGADVTAAELRDWVDRTLEDLAGTATAGGR; encoded by the coding sequence GTGCTGGAAGTGACGAAGGAGAACTTCGACGAGGTCGTGGCCGAGGGCGTGACCCTCGTCGACGTCTGGGGCCCCCAGTGCATGCCCTGCCTGGCCATGATGCCCGACGTCGAGCGCCTGGCCGAGGACCGGGCTGCAGACCTCAAGGTCGTCAAGCTGGAGGCCCCCAAGAACCGGCGCCTGTGCATGCAGTACAAGGTGATGGGGCTGCCCGCGTTCTTGATGTTCCGAGACGGCGAGGAGGTCGGCCGCCTCGACGGGGCCGACGTCACCGCCGCCGAACTGCGCGACTGGGTCGACCGTACGCTGGAAGACCTGGCCGGCACCGCCACCGCAGGGGGGAGGTGA
- the grdA gene encoding glycine/sarcosine/betaine reductase complex selenoprotein A gives MFAGKKVIALGERDGISGPAIAACVAAAGGEVAFVATECFVUTASGAMDLQSQEAISRLAKSHGPAELLVLLGAPDPEAAEIAAETVVVGDPAYAGALTEAQLGLDVYHVLEEAVRATVPDDVWEEQVGVMADILDADALGAAVAAMRAQRP, from the coding sequence TTGTTCGCCGGTAAGAAGGTGATCGCCCTGGGCGAGCGGGACGGGATCTCCGGTCCCGCCATCGCCGCCTGCGTGGCTGCCGCCGGGGGCGAGGTGGCGTTCGTCGCCACCGAGTGCTTCGTCTGAACGGCGTCAGGCGCCATGGACCTGCAGAGCCAGGAGGCGATCTCCCGGCTGGCCAAGTCCCACGGCCCCGCTGAGCTCTTGGTGCTGCTCGGTGCCCCCGACCCGGAGGCCGCCGAGATCGCAGCCGAGACAGTGGTGGTCGGGGACCCGGCCTACGCAGGTGCCCTGACGGAGGCCCAGTTGGGCCTCGACGTGTACCACGTTCTGGAAGAGGCAGTGCGGGCGACCGTGCCCGACGACGTCTGGGAGGAGCAGGTCGGCGTCATGGCCGACATCCTCGACGCCGACGCCCTCGGGGCGGCCGTGGCCGCCATGCGGGCCCAGCGCCCGTAG
- a CDS encoding hemerythrin domain-containing protein — translation MPDVIEILTGDHRQVERLFEQFRASGDAAVALEICDELTVHAMIEEELVYPVASAKGGYQGLVQEAREEHDEAKGLVAQIESGVTGGKDVSDLVHQLEESVRHHVEEEESELFPKMNDAVPGIVEQMGEEVVQRRQVLRDQVAQARETGMPSTVVAAKAGADAFTAR, via the coding sequence ATGCCCGACGTGATTGAGATCCTGACCGGCGACCACCGCCAGGTGGAGCGGTTGTTCGAGCAGTTCCGAGCCTCGGGGGACGCGGCCGTGGCCCTGGAGATCTGTGACGAGCTGACCGTGCACGCCATGATCGAAGAGGAGCTCGTATACCCCGTGGCCTCGGCCAAGGGCGGCTACCAGGGCCTGGTCCAAGAGGCCCGTGAGGAACACGACGAGGCCAAGGGGCTCGTGGCCCAGATCGAGTCGGGCGTGACCGGTGGCAAAGACGTGAGCGACCTGGTCCACCAGCTCGAGGAGTCGGTCCGCCACCACGTCGAGGAGGAAGAGAGCGAGCTGTTCCCCAAGATGAACGACGCCGTCCCCGGCATCGTCGAGCAGATGGGCGAGGAGGTCGTCCAGCGTCGCCAGGTCCTGCGCGACCAGGTGGCCCAGGCCCGCGAGACCGGCATGCCGTCGACGGTGGTGGCCGCCAAGGCGGGCGCCGACGCCTTCACGGCGCGCTGA
- a CDS encoding CHRD domain-containing protein yields MSVFGSALPAHADTGTVSVSYATLTGAAEVPGPGDPDGSGWAEVVTVPDLGLVCYVIVVSGIETATAAHIHVGGPTVAGPVVVHLKAPNRAGVSAGCVRDVDPELAANIAHNPGAYYVNVHNTPFPGGAVRGQLA; encoded by the coding sequence GTGTCCGTATTCGGAAGTGCCCTGCCCGCCCACGCCGACACCGGCACCGTCTCGGTGTCCTACGCCACCCTCACCGGGGCCGCCGAGGTACCCGGACCAGGTGACCCCGACGGCTCGGGCTGGGCCGAGGTCGTCACCGTGCCCGACCTGGGCCTCGTCTGCTACGTGATCGTGGTCTCGGGGATCGAGACGGCGACCGCAGCCCACATCCACGTCGGCGGCCCGACGGTGGCCGGCCCGGTCGTCGTCCACCTCAAGGCCCCCAACCGGGCCGGGGTCTCGGCCGGCTGCGTCCGCGACGTCGACCCCGAGCTGGCGGCCAACATCGCCCACAACCCGGGCGCCTACTACGTGAACGTGCACAACACGCCGTTCCCGGGCGGGGCTGTGCGCGGCCAGCTCGCCTGA
- a CDS encoding trypsin-like peptidase domain-containing protein, with product MQTEVTDLGSPASPAGPAGDPTRPIFLDPLPGQTSLPPGPPQWGTATSTQLPPPPPAPAPSRRAGRGTALMVAAALVGGAISGGIVSAVRSDSGSDGTSARTTNTAAVGGANSSVIATPQDIQGILAKVEPGVVSIRTQAVRQGRFFPTQGAGTGVVLTPDGEVLTNAHVVQGATTIEVRLAGEQNFRPADLVGANSGEDLALLKIRNASGLETVELGSSSALKVGDGVIAIGNALDLQGGLTVTQGIVSALNRSISDSSDRLTGLIQTDAAINPGNSGGPLVNAAGQVVGINTAVAGDAQNIGFAIAIDTAKPILERLRGGPGATGPQGQASSSQAYLGISSQTIDAASAAALGLTQTSGAYIAQVFPGTAAEAAGLRVGDVITSIGGTTVTAAEDVSAALTSRSPGDTVDISWVRGRQRLSAQVTLGSR from the coding sequence ATGCAGACCGAAGTCACAGATCTTGGTTCGCCGGCCTCGCCGGCCGGCCCCGCCGGAGACCCGACGCGACCGATCTTCCTCGATCCCCTCCCAGGCCAGACCAGCCTTCCCCCGGGGCCGCCCCAGTGGGGCACCGCGACGTCCACTCAGCTCCCGCCGCCTCCCCCGGCCCCGGCCCCGTCCCGCCGGGCCGGTCGCGGCACCGCTCTGATGGTGGCCGCTGCCCTCGTCGGGGGGGCCATCTCGGGGGGCATCGTCTCCGCGGTCCGCTCCGACAGCGGCTCGGACGGCACTTCGGCCCGTACGACCAACACGGCGGCTGTGGGCGGGGCCAACTCCAGCGTCATCGCCACGCCCCAGGACATCCAGGGGATCCTGGCCAAGGTCGAGCCCGGTGTGGTGTCCATCCGCACCCAGGCCGTGCGCCAGGGCCGGTTCTTCCCGACCCAGGGTGCGGGGACGGGCGTGGTCCTGACCCCTGACGGCGAGGTGCTCACCAACGCCCACGTCGTCCAGGGCGCCACCACCATCGAAGTGCGCCTGGCCGGCGAGCAGAACTTCCGCCCCGCCGACCTCGTGGGCGCCAACAGCGGGGAGGACCTCGCCCTGCTCAAGATCCGCAACGCCAGCGGGCTGGAGACAGTCGAGCTGGGCAGTTCGTCGGCCCTCAAGGTGGGCGACGGCGTCATCGCCATCGGCAACGCCCTCGACCTCCAGGGCGGCCTGACCGTCACCCAGGGGATCGTCTCGGCCCTGAACCGTTCGATCTCGGACTCCAGCGACCGCCTGACGGGCCTGATCCAGACCGACGCGGCCATCAACCCCGGCAACTCGGGCGGGCCCCTGGTGAACGCCGCCGGCCAGGTCGTGGGCATCAACACGGCGGTGGCCGGCGACGCCCAGAACATCGGGTTCGCCATCGCCATCGACACGGCCAAGCCCATCCTCGAACGGCTGCGGGGCGGGCCGGGCGCGACCGGCCCGCAGGGCCAGGCGTCGTCGTCGCAGGCCTACCTAGGCATCTCCAGCCAGACGATCGACGCGGCGTCAGCCGCCGCCTTGGGCCTGACCCAGACCTCGGGGGCCTACATCGCCCAGGTCTTCCCGGGGACGGCCGCCGAGGCTGCTGGCTTGCGGGTGGGCGACGTGATCACCTCGATCGGCGGGACGACCGTCACGGCCGCCGAGGACGTGTCGGCCGCCCTGACAAGCCGCAGCCCGGGGGACACGGTCGACATCTCGTGGGTACGGGGCCGACAGCGCCTCTCCGCCCAGGTCACCCTCGGCTCGCGGTAA
- the ftsH gene encoding ATP-dependent zinc metalloprotease FtsH: MARKDKSGKAGGPKPTPAPDIDDRAKTRRRALILAIAALPVLGLFYGTLLYWSNPRTDGTQLRIDQFITLLRQGRIATATILETDARIIGTYDRGDYWLAVGSRETVFSRMTSAMEDAGVAYKVQQQPLKNLIMPASMILPALIILNGLFIVFLIVRPGQGGQTMGFGKSKAKRVAVGESKITFSDVAGVDEAIEELAEVRDYLGSPDKFLAMGASVPKGILLTGPPGCGKTLLARALAGEANVPFFSISGSDFVEIFVGVGAARIRDFFAVAKEASPCIVFIDELDAVGRSRTAMAVGGQDEREATLNQLLVEMDGFDPGSGVVVLAATNRPDILDSALLRPGRFDRRVGVDRADVRGREAILKIHSRGKPMAEDVDLSAVAKRTVGFSGADLANVVNEAALLAARRGQNQITSRLLMEAIERAVAGPEKKNRILSPQDRSRIAYHESGHAIVSTALPGTDRVGKVSIVARGHAGGFTWMVPEGDQVTVTRAQLLDRIAALLGGRAAERLATGEVSSGATADLEHAVQLAHKMIADFGMSQNLGPYIVKPFTDGFQGQIGVGYSERIAAEIDEEIQAILHRAEERAMAALVANKAAFERLAQTLIEAETLEDDALDQLLMTVTEAGEMDTAVAHA; this comes from the coding sequence ATGGCCCGCAAAGACAAGAGTGGCAAGGCCGGCGGACCGAAGCCCACGCCGGCCCCCGACATCGACGACCGGGCCAAGACCCGGCGCCGGGCCCTGATCCTGGCCATCGCTGCTCTGCCGGTGCTGGGCCTGTTCTACGGCACGCTGCTCTACTGGTCCAACCCGCGTACCGACGGCACCCAGCTGCGGATCGACCAGTTCATCACCCTCCTGCGCCAGGGCCGCATCGCCACGGCCACCATCTTGGAGACCGACGCCCGCATCATCGGCACCTACGACCGGGGCGACTACTGGCTGGCGGTCGGGAGCCGGGAGACCGTGTTCAGCCGCATGACCTCGGCCATGGAGGACGCCGGGGTGGCCTACAAGGTCCAGCAGCAGCCCCTCAAGAACCTCATCATGCCGGCGTCGATGATCCTGCCCGCCCTGATCATCCTCAACGGTCTGTTCATCGTCTTCTTGATAGTCAGACCGGGCCAAGGCGGACAGACGATGGGCTTCGGTAAATCGAAGGCAAAACGTGTGGCCGTCGGAGAGTCGAAGATCACGTTCTCGGACGTGGCCGGCGTCGACGAGGCCATCGAGGAACTGGCCGAGGTGCGCGACTACCTGGGCAGCCCGGACAAGTTCCTGGCCATGGGGGCCTCGGTCCCCAAGGGCATCCTGCTGACCGGCCCCCCGGGCTGTGGCAAGACGCTGCTGGCCCGGGCGCTGGCGGGCGAGGCCAACGTGCCGTTCTTCTCCATCTCCGGTTCGGACTTCGTCGAGATCTTCGTCGGCGTCGGCGCCGCCCGTATCCGCGACTTCTTCGCGGTGGCCAAAGAAGCGTCCCCCTGCATCGTGTTCATCGACGAGCTCGACGCCGTGGGCCGCAGCCGCACGGCCATGGCCGTGGGTGGCCAGGACGAGCGCGAGGCCACCCTGAACCAGCTCCTGGTGGAGATGGACGGCTTCGACCCCGGCAGCGGGGTCGTCGTGCTGGCCGCCACCAACCGCCCCGACATCTTGGACTCGGCCCTCCTGCGTCCCGGTCGCTTCGACCGCCGGGTGGGCGTCGACCGGGCCGACGTGCGAGGCCGTGAGGCCATCCTCAAGATCCACTCCCGGGGCAAGCCCATGGCCGAGGACGTCGACCTGTCGGCCGTGGCCAAGCGCACGGTTGGCTTCAGCGGCGCCGACCTGGCCAACGTGGTCAACGAAGCCGCCCTGCTGGCCGCCCGCCGGGGCCAGAACCAGATCACCTCGCGCCTTCTCATGGAGGCCATCGAGCGGGCCGTCGCCGGGCCCGAGAAGAAGAACCGCATCCTCTCGCCCCAGGACCGGTCCCGCATCGCCTACCACGAGTCGGGCCACGCCATCGTCTCGACCGCCCTGCCCGGCACCGACCGGGTGGGCAAGGTGTCGATCGTGGCTCGGGGCCATGCCGGGGGCTTCACGTGGATGGTGCCCGAGGGCGACCAGGTCACGGTGACCCGGGCCCAGTTGCTCGACCGTATCGCCGCCCTGCTGGGCGGCCGGGCGGCCGAACGGCTGGCCACCGGCGAGGTCTCCTCGGGGGCGACCGCCGACCTCGAGCACGCCGTCCAGTTGGCCCACAAGATGATCGCCGACTTCGGCATGTCCCAGAACCTGGGGCCCTACATCGTCAAGCCGTTCACCGACGGCTTCCAGGGCCAGATCGGCGTGGGCTACTCCGAGCGCATCGCGGCCGAGATCGACGAGGAGATCCAGGCCATCCTCCACCGGGCCGAGGAGCGGGCCATGGCCGCCCTGGTGGCCAACAAGGCCGCCTTCGAACGGCTGGCCCAGACGCTCATCGAGGCCGAGACCCTCGAAGACGACGCCCTCGACCAACTGCTGATGACCGTGACCGAGGCGGGAGAGATGGACACCGCCGTCGCCCACGCCTGA
- a CDS encoding galactokinase family protein, which produces MDGPVTVVAWAPGRVNLIGDHTDYTGGLACPMALPVGTSVELRPGGHVLRLSSDVDPRPATVDLSHVRPGPGIELPRSWAGPGLAALEPPWSRLVAAVAVAVGATVGGAGSVRTELPVGAGLASSAAFEVALALALVRATGAPSNDRPEVLEGVELARACQRAEQWATGVPCGLLDQLTAVAAVEGHVLVIDCARGEVRPVALPDGAVVVVAGPAGQRSLAGSAYAERRRQCEAAEAVIGPLRQASVDDLAALTGLAGPAAGQDEWATTGRRARHVITENERVARFAEALAAGDLVAAGRLMNESHASLRDDFEVSTPALDALVRELASTPGVYGARLTGAGFGGCAVALAAPGSPVRGRRYVPGGAATATVMPSP; this is translated from the coding sequence GTGGACGGCCCGGTGACGGTGGTGGCGTGGGCCCCGGGGCGGGTCAACCTGATCGGCGACCACACCGACTACACGGGCGGCCTCGCCTGCCCGATGGCTCTGCCCGTGGGCACGAGCGTCGAGCTCCGCCCCGGGGGCCACGTGCTCCGACTGTCCTCGGACGTCGACCCCCGGCCGGCCACCGTCGACCTCTCCCACGTCCGCCCCGGGCCCGGCATCGAACTGCCGCGCTCCTGGGCGGGGCCCGGCCTGGCCGCCCTCGAGCCTCCCTGGTCCCGGCTGGTGGCGGCCGTGGCCGTGGCGGTCGGGGCCACCGTGGGCGGGGCCGGCTCGGTCCGCACCGAGCTACCCGTGGGGGCCGGTCTTGCCTCCAGCGCGGCGTTCGAGGTCGCCCTCGCCCTCGCTCTCGTTCGTGCCACCGGCGCTCCATCAAACGACCGTCCCGAGGTGTTGGAGGGCGTCGAGTTGGCTCGCGCCTGCCAACGGGCCGAGCAGTGGGCCACGGGTGTGCCGTGCGGTCTGCTCGACCAGTTGACGGCCGTGGCCGCCGTCGAAGGCCACGTGTTGGTGATCGACTGCGCCCGCGGCGAGGTGCGCCCCGTGGCCCTGCCCGACGGAGCCGTCGTGGTGGTCGCTGGCCCGGCCGGCCAGCGCAGCCTGGCGGGCTCGGCCTATGCCGAGCGCCGCCGCCAGTGCGAGGCCGCCGAGGCCGTGATCGGGCCCCTGCGCCAGGCTTCGGTCGACGACCTGGCCGCGCTGACCGGGCTCGCGGGACCGGCCGCGGGCCAGGACGAGTGGGCGACCACAGGGCGCCGGGCCCGCCACGTGATCACCGAGAACGAGCGGGTGGCCCGTTTCGCCGAGGCCCTGGCTGCTGGGGACCTGGTCGCCGCCGGCCGGTTGATGAACGAGAGCCACGCCAGCCTGCGCGACGACTTCGAGGTGTCCACCCCCGCCCTCGACGCGCTGGTGCGCGAGCTGGCGAGCACCCCCGGCGTCTACGGGGCCCGGCTCACGGGCGCCGGCTTCGGAGGCTGCGCGGTGGCCCTGGCCGCCCCGGGTTCGCCCGTCCGGGGCCGGCGGTACGTCCCTGGAGGAGCCGCGACCGCTACCGTGATGCCGTCCCCGTAG